GCCCGAGGTGGTCGAGGCCGTGAACTTCAACGACCCGGCCCAGACCGTGATCGCCGGCACCAAGGCCGGCGTGGACAAGGCCTGTGAGGTGCTCAAGGCAGCCGGTGCCAAGCGCGCGCTGCCGCTGCCCGTGTCCGCGCCGTTCCACTCCAGCCTGATGAAGTCGGCGGCCGAGAAGCTGCGCACGGCCCTGGCTGCGCTGGAACTGGCCGCGCCGCAGATCCCCGTGATCAACAACGTGGACGTGGCCGTGCAGCAAGACGCCGACGCCATCCGCGACGCCTTGTACCGTCAGGCCTTCGGTCCCGTGCGCTGGGTCGAATGCGTGCAGGCCCTCAAGGCCCGCGGCGTGACCCACGTGATCGAATGCGGTCCGGGCAAGGTGCTGGCCGGCATGACCAAGCGCATCTCCCCCGAACTCATCGGGGCCTCTTTGTCCGACCCGGCCACGCTGGCCGAAACCAAGGAGCTGCTGGCATGAGCGAGACCACTCCCCAGATTGCGCTGGTCACCGGCGCCACGCGCGGCATCGGTGCCGCGATTGCGGCCGAGCTGGCCGGGCGCGGCCTGCGTGTGATCGGCACGGCCACCACCGACGAGGGCGCCGAGCGCATCACCCAGGTCCTGGCGGCCTGGGGCGGCAAGGGCGTCAAGCTGAACGTGACCGACGGCGCGGCCGTGGACGCGCTGGTGGACGCCATCGTCAAGGAGCATGGCGGCTTGCACGTGCTGGTGAACAACGCCGGCATCACGCGCGACACGCTGGCCATGCGCATGAAGGACGACGACTGGGACGCCGTGCTCGACACCAACCTCAAGGCCGTGTTCCGCGTGAGCCGCGCCGCCATCCGCCCCATGATGAAGCAGCGCTTCGGGCGCATCATCAGCATCACCAGCGTGGTGGGCGCCTCGGGCAACCCCGGCCAGGCCAACTACGCGGCCGCCAAGGCGGGCGTGGCAGGCATGACGCGCGCGCTGGCGCGCGAACTCGGCAGCCGCGGCATCACCGTGAACTGCGTGGCGCCCGGCTTCATCGCCACCGACATGACGGCAGATCTGCCCGAAGAGCAGAAAAAAGCGCTCAAGTCTCAGATCGCCATGGGCGACCTGGGCCAGCCCAGCGACATCGCGCATGCCGTGGCGTACCTCGCCTCGGCGGGCGCCGGCTATGTGACGGGGCAGGAGTTGCACGTCAATGGCGGCATGTACATGTAGTTGAAGCAAGTTGACGCCGGATCGTCCGTGCGGCGGGTTGCTAGGGAGCTTTGCCCGAAGCAGCTAGAATCGCGGATTCATTCACAACCCCCCGAGGGAAACCATGAGCGATATCGAAGCACGTGTCAAAAAAATCATTGCCGAGCAACTCGGCGTGGAAGAGTCTCAAGTCACCAACGAAAAGGCCTTCGTGGCCGACCTGGGTGCCGACTCGCTGGACACGGTGGAGCTGGTGATGGCGCTGGAAGACGAATTCGGCATCGAGATCCCTGACGAGGACGCAGAGAAGATCACGACAGTGCAGAACGCCATCGACTACGCCAATACCCATCAGAAGGCCTAAGCCGCTGCAGCCCCGCGTGTACCGGGGTGCGGCATCCGATCAGCAAAAGGTTTAACGCATGAGCCGTCGTCGCGTTGTCGTGACCGGCCTGGGTTGCATCACCCCCGTGGGTAACACGGTGGCCGATGCCTGGGCCAACATCCTCGCCGGAAAATCCGGCATCGACCTCATCACCAAGTTCGACACAACGAACTTTGCCTGCAGGATCGCAGGCGAGGTCAAGGGTTTTGACCTGGAGTCCTACATCAGCGCCAAGGATGCGCGCACCATGGACAGCTTCATCCACTACGGCATTGCCGCTGCCCAGGAGGCGGTGCGCGATGCGGGCCTGCCCACGGGCGAGGCGCTGGACGAGGAACTGGCCACCCGCATCGGCTGCATCATCGGCTCGGGCATCGGTGGCCTGCCGCTGATCGAGAATACGCACGCGGAATTGACCAGCCGCGGCCCGCGCCGCATCACGCCGTTCTTCGTGCCGGCGTCGATCATCAACATGGTGGCGGGCCATGTGTCCATGCGTTTCGGCTTCAAGGGCCCGAATCTTTCGGTGGTGACGGCGTGCACCACCGGCCTGCACTGCATCGGCGAGGGCGCGCGCAAGATCGAGTACGGTGATGCCGACGTGATCGTGGCCGGCGGCACCGAGTCCACCGTGTCCCCGCTGGGGGTGGGTGGCTTTGCCGCCATGCGCGCCCTGTCCACGCGCAACGACGATCCCAAGACCGCCTCGCGCCCCTGGGACAAGGACCGCGACGGCTTCGTGCTGGGCGAGGGCGCCGGTGTCCTCGTGCTCGAGGAATACGAGCACGCCAAGGCGCGCGGAGCGCGCATCTATGCCGAGATCACCGGCTACGGCATGAGCGCCGACGCGGGCCACATGACGGCACCCAACATGGACGGTCCGCGCCGCGCCATGCAGGCCGCGCTGCGCAATGCGCGCCTGAATGCCGACCAGGTGGACTATCTCAACGCCCATGGCACCTCCACGCCGCTGGGCGACCTGAACGAGACCAATGCCATCAAGGCCGCCCTGGGCGACCATGCGAAGAAGATGGTGGTGAGCTCAACAAAGTCCATGACCGGGCATCTGCTGGGCGGGGCCGGTGGCATAGAGAGCGTGTTCACCGTGCTGGCGCTGCACCACCAGAAGGTGCCGCCCACCATCAACATCTTTACGCAGGACCCGGAGTGCGATCTGGACTACTGCGCCAACACCGCGCGCGACATGAAGATGGATGTCGCTCTCAAGAATAATTTCGGCTTTGGCGGCACCAACGGCACGCTGGTGTTCCAGCGCGTCTGAGCCGCGAGCACCCGGCACAGCCGCACGCGGCCTGAGCCGGACATAGACCAGTCCTTGCGACCATGCGCGCTCCACTGCATGCGCCGGCCGTACGCTATCCCTGCGGCCGCTCGCCGGCCGTGGGCTGGGCTTTGGCCATCGTGGCCGCCACCGCTCTGGCAGGCATGGCTGCCTGGCTGGAGCTGGGCACCGCAGATGCGGACATGGCCGTCAAGGCCGCGGCCGGCCTGGGGCTCTGGCTTTCGTGTACCGCTGCGGCCTGGCTCTGGTGGCGGCGCATGCCCATGGGGCACCTGGCCTGGGATGGCGGCCAATGGCTGCTCGACTGCGGCGCACCCGGGCCGGACCCCGTGCAAGGCAAGCCGCATGTCCATCTGGATCTGCAGGGCTGCCTGCTGCTGTCCGTCAGGCTCCTGCGGGGGCGGCCGTCGTGGCTCTGGCTCGAACGGCGCAGCGATCCGGTTCAATGGGCGGCGCTGCGGCGTGCGGTATATTCGCCCGCCCGTAGCAAAGCGCCGGATCCGGCAGAAGCAACCGACGCAGCGCCCCCCGCGCTGGATGGCGGAGTAACCACCAAGACATGACAGCACCCTCGCCCGCGCCACCCGATTCCGCCGACAGCGATCTGCGCCTGGTCGAGCGCACGGTCGCCGGCGACCAGCGGGCCTACGAGCTGCTGGTCATCAAGTACCAGCGCCGCATCGAACGCCTGGTGGGGCGCATGGTGCGCGACGTGGACCTGATACCCGACATCACGCAGGAAACCTTTCTGCGGGCGTATCGCGCGCTGCACCAGTTCCGCGGCGAGGCCCAGTTCTATACATGGCTGTACCGCATTGCCGTGAACACCGCCAAGAAGGCCCTGGTGGACATCAAGCGCGACCCCGTGATCTCGGAAAGCAGCTTGCGCGGCGGCGGCGACGAGGAAGATGAAACTTCCCTGCTGGACCGCGAACTAACCAGCGACGAAACCCCCGAAACCGTGCTCGCGGCCCAGGAAGTGGCGGCGGCGGTGAACGCTGCCATGGAGGCCTTGCCCGAAGATTTGCGCCAGGCCGTGACGCTCAGGGAGATCGAGGGTTTGAGTTATGAGGAGATTTCCGTGGCAATGGCGTGCCCGATCGGGACCGTGCGGTCGCGGATCTTCCGGGCCCGCGAGGCCATATCGGCGAAGGTCAAGCCCTTGCTCGAAAAGCAGTCGGGCAAGCGGTGGTAGCAGGAAGGTCGGAGATTGCGCACTATGGCAGGTGATTCCATGAACGACGATGCGAGGATGCGTGAACATCTGTCGGCCCTGGCCGATGGCGAGTTGCAGGGCGAGGCGTTTGCCCAGGCGGTGGCCTATGCAGCGACCGAGGAGGGCGAATCGGCCTGGCGTATCTACCACCTGATCGGCGACACCCTGCGCAGCTCCGAGGTGACGTATGTCGCCGATCCGGCGTTTCTGGGGCGCCTGCGCGAACAACTGGCGCTGGAGCCCCGGCACGCCGGCGTGGCCACGGCCCAGCCGCTGGTCCAGGTGGCGCCCGCGCCGCGCGAAGCCGCGCCCCATGCGCAGGATGCGGCGGCCAACGCCTCCGTCTTCCGCTGGAAGCTTGCGGCGGGCTTCGCTTCGCTGGCCGCGGTGGCGGCCCTGGGCTGGAACGCCTACCTGGGTCTGGGCGGCACCGCGCCCCAGGGGGCGCAGCTTGCCGCGGCGCAGCCGCCTGCAGAGGCCGTGGCGCCCGCGTTCGTGGCAACGGCGGGTGGGCCGCAGGGGCAGCAGATCATGATCCGCGACCCGCGCCTGGACGAGCTGCTGGCCGCGCACAAGCAGTTCGGCAGTACCTCCGCGCTGCAGATGCCCGCGGGCTTCCTGCGCAACGCGACTTTCGAGGCCCCGGCGCGCTGAGCGCGGGGCGAGCGCATGTCCGGCAGTCGAGCGGGCGCATGAGGGTGTATGGGAACCGGTTGCCGCCGAAGCACCGTGCCTGCCTTCGCCGGGCGGCGCGGTGCGTGGCCGTGGTGGGCTGCATGCTCATGGCTGCAGCACCTGCTACCCGCGCGCACGAGGCGGGCGCGGCGGCGCCAGGAGAGGCGCGCGAGTCCATGGACGTGGCCGCCTGGATCGGCCGCATGCGCCAGGCCGCGCTCGAGCGCAATTACAGCGGCACCTTCGTGGTCCTGTCGGCGCACGGTGCCATGGCGAGCTACCGCATCTGGCATGCCTGCGACGGGCAGCGCCAGATCGAACGGGTGGAGGCGCTGAGCGGCACGCCCCGCATCGTCTTCCGCCGTGATGGCGAGGTCCGCACCTTCCTGCCGCAGGAGCGCGTCGTGCGCAGCGAGATGCGGCAGGCTCCCGGCTCCTTCCCGGGCGTGCCTGCCGCCAGCGGCGCCCAGCCGGCACGGCACTATATGGTGCGGATGGGCCGGCCGGAGCGCGTGGCGGGGCTCGACGCCGACATGCTGGATTTCGTGCCGCGCGATGCCTGGCGCTTTGGCTACCGTGTCTGGATCGACCGGGCATCCGGGTTGCTCATGAAGATGCAGACCATCGATGGCGACGGGCGCGTGCTGGAGCAGTCGGCGTTCTCGGAGCTGACCATGGGGGTGCCCCTGGGCCTGCAATCGATGGCGCGCATGATGGCCGACGTGGCCGGCTACCGTCTGGTGACCGTGCCCACACAGCCGACCACCGCGCAGGCCGAGGGCTGGACCCTGGACGAGAGCGTAGCCGGCTTCGCGCCGCAAGGGTGCTACAGGCGGCACGGCCTCGCGCCGGCGGAACCGGCGCGGCCGGTCGTGCAATGCATTTATTCCGACGGCATGGCGACCCTGTCGGTTTTCATGGAGCCCTACAGCGTGCGGCGCCACCCGTTGACGGAACAGGTGGCCAGCATGGGCGCCACGCAGGTGCTGGCGCAGAAGGTTTCGGGCGACACCTGGGTCACCGTCGTGGGCGAGGTGCCCCAGCGGACGCTGCGGTACTTCATGCAAACCATGCGGCGCGGGCGCTGAGGCCGCGCGCCGGGCGCGGCGATGGCGGGGAACCAATGGCGCCGCGCAACTTCACATACTGCATTCCCCGTGGGTGACGGGGCAACTCTTTGAGGAATGGGAAAGACCGATGATGTCGAGGATCGAGTGGAAACAGGGGCTGCAGTCCTGCGTCCTGGCGGTGGTGGTGGTGCTGGCCGGGGGAACGGGCCTGCTGGCGGGCGCATCCGCGGCGCACGCCCAGTCGGCGCCTGCGCTGAGGGGGCTGCCCGATTTCACCGAGCTGGTGGAGCAGGTGGGGCCTTCGGTCGTGAACATCCGCACCATGGAGAAGGTGGCGGCACGCCCGTCGATCGATGGCATGGACGAGGACATGCTGGAGTTCTTCAAGCGCTTCGGCCTGCCCGTTCCCAACATTCCGCGCCAGCAGGGGCCTAGGCGCCAGCAGCCCGAGGAACAGCCGCGCGGCGTGGGTTCGGGCTTCATCCTCAGCAGCGACGGCTACGTGATGACGAATGCCCATGTGGTCGAGGGCGCGGACGAGGTGGTCGTGACCCTGACTGACAAGCGTGAATTCAAGGCCAAGATCGTCGGCGCCGACAAGCGCACCGACGTGGCCGTGGTGAAGATCGACGCCACTGGCCTGCCAGCCGTGCGCGTGGGCGACGTGAGCCGCCTGAAGGCCGGTGAATGGGTCATGGCCATCGGCTCGCCCTTCGGGCTGGAGAACACGGTGACGGCGGGCATTGTCAGCGCCAAGCAGCGCGACACGGGCGACTACCTGCCCTTCATCCAGACCGACGTGGCCATCAACCCTGGCAATTCGGGCGGGCCCCTGATCAACATGCGCGGCGAGGTGGTGGGCATCAACAGCCAGATCTACTCGCGCTCCGGCGGCTTCATGGGCATCTCGTTCGCCATCCCCATCGACGAGGCCATGCGCGTGAGCGAGCAGCTGCGCACCAGCGGGCGCGTGACGCGTGGCCGCATCGGCGTGCAGATCGAATCCGTGTCCAAGGAGGTGGCCGAATCGATCGGCCTGGGCAAGTCGCAGGGCGCGCTGGTGCGCGGCGTCGAGCCGGGCTCGCCCGCGGAGAAGGCTGGCATCGAGGCGGGCGACATCATCACCCGCTACGACGGCAAGACGGTGGAGAAGGTGGCCGACCTGCCGCGCCTGGTGGGCAACACCAAGCCGGGCACGAAGACCAGCATCACGGTCTTCCGCCGGGGCGCCACGCGGGACCTGACGATCACCATCGCCGAGGTCGAGCCCGACGAGAAGGCCGTGGCCAAGGCCGCGGAGGGCAATGGCAAGGGCAAGTCGCCGTCGGTGGCTGCGCAGCAGCTCGGCTTGGTGGTGGCGGAGCTGACGCCCGCCCAGGCAAAAGAGCTCAAGATCAAGGGCGGCGTGCGCGTGGTCTCGGCCGAGGATGCGGCCGCGCGTGCGGGGCTGCGTGCGGACGACGTGATCGTGGCCCTGGCCAACCTGGAGATCCGCAACCTCAAGGACTTCGAGGCCGCGTTGGCCAAGGCCGACAAGAGCAAGCCCGTGAACGTGCTGCTGCGGCGCGGCGAGTGGGCGCAGTACGTGCTGATCCGCCCCGCGCGCTGAGGCACCCCGCATCCTGCTCGGGAATAGGGCTTTGTGCCTGGCGTCCGGCGCTTGGCCGCAAAGTCCCATTTGCCCATTTCGATAGAATGCATCCTTGATACAGAAGTATTCGCTATAAACTCAGTACTGCTGCGCCGCCATGCGGAAACGCATGGCGCAATTCACAGCTGCTCCACAGTTTGCGCACTTGTTGTTCAGAAAGGGCGGAAATTCTGTGGATAATCTGTTAATAAAATTTCGTTGCACCATGGCAACGGCCCTCGGCAGTCGTTGGATGGCCTCCCCGCGGGAGGCTTTTTGCCTACAATGAGGCTCCAACCATCGCAGTTGCCAAAGATTGTTGGTTCAGGGCGCGTCGCTTGTTTGACGCGCCCTTTTTTCTTGCCCTGGGTCTTGCCATTCAAACATTTGTCGTATCCCGTTGATGAATCACATCAGAAATTTTTCGATCATTGCGCACATCGACCACGGCAAGTCCACGCTTGCTGACCGCATCATCCAGCGCTGCGGGGGCCTCGCCGAGCGCGAGATGGAGGCGCAGGTGCTCGACTCGATGGACATCGAGAAGGAGCGTGGGATAACCATCAAGGCGCAGACTGCGGCGCTGCAGTACAAGGCCAGGGATGGGCAGGTCTACAACCTCAACCTCATCGACACGCCGGGCCACGTGGACTTCTCGTACGAGGTCTCGCGCTCGCTCTCCGCATGCGAGGGTGCGCTGCTGGTGGTGGATGCCTCGCAGGGCGTGGAGGCGCAGACGGTGGCCAACTGCTACACGGCCCTCGACCTGGGCGTGGAAGTGCTGCCCGTGCTCAACAAGATGGACCTGCCCCAGGCCGACCCCGAGAACGCCAAGGCCGAGATCGAGGACGTGATCGGCATCGACGCGAGCGAGGCTCTTCCGATCTCTGCCAAGACCGGCATGGGCATCGACGACGTGCTCGAGCAGATCGTCGCCAAGGTGCCGGCGCCGCGCGGCAAGCCCGATGCGCCGCTGCGCGCCATGATCATCGACAGCTGGTTCGACAGCTACGTGGGCGTGGTGATGCTGGTGCGCGTGGTCGATGGAGAGCTCAAGAAGGGCGAGCGCTTCAAGATGATGGCCACGAGCGCCGCCTACGAGGCCAACCAGCTCGGCGTCTTCACCCCCGCCAACGTGCAGCGCGACGCGCTCAGGGCGGGCGAGGTGGGCTACATCATCGCGGGCATCAAGGAGCTGAAGGCCGCCAAGGTGGGCGACACCATCACGCTGGAGAAAAAGCTGCCCAACAACGCGGGCCCGGCCACCGAGGCGCTGCCCGGCTTCAAGGAGATCCAGCCCCAGGTGTTCGCCGGGCTCTACCCCACCGAGGCCAACCAGTACGACGCGCTGCGCGACGCGCTGGAGAAGCTCCAGCTCAACGACGCATCGCTGCACTTCGAGCCCGAGGTGAGCCAGGCGCTGGGCTTCGGCTTTCGCTGCGGCTTCCTGGGCCTGCTGCACATGGAGATCGTGCAGGAGCGCCTGGAGCGCGAGTTCGACCAGGACCTGATCACCACCGCGCCCAGCGTGGTCTACGAGGTGGTCAAGGGCGACGGCGAGGTCATCATGGTGGAGAACCCTTCCAAGATGCCGGACCAGGGCCGCATCCAGGAGATCCGCGAGCCGATCGTGACGGTGCACCTGTACATGCCGCAGGACTACGTGGGCCCGGTGATGACGCTGGCCAACCAGAAGCGCGGCGTGCAGATGAACATGCAGTACCACGGCCGCCAGGTCATGCTGACCTATGAGCTGCCGCTGGGCGAGATCGTGCTGGACTTCTTCGACAAGCTCAAGAGCGTGTCGCGCGGCTATGCCTCGATGGACTACGAGTTCAAGGAGTACCGCGCCTCCGACGTGGTGAAGGTGGACATCCTGCTCAACGGCGAGAAGGTGGACGCGCTGTCCATCATCGTGCACCGCACGCAGGCCGCCTACCGGGGCCGCGCCGTGGCGGCGAAGATGCGCGAAATCATCAGCCGCCAGATGTTCGACGTGGCCATCCAGGCCGCGATCGGCGCCAACATCATCGCGCGCGAGACCATCAAGGCGCTGCGCAAGAACGTGCTGGCCAAGTGCTACGGCGGCGACATCACGCGCAAGAGGAAGCTCTTGGAGAAGCAGAAGGCGGGCAAGAAGCGCATGAAGCAGATCGGCTCGGTGGAAGTTCCGCAGGAGGCGTTCCTCGCCATCCTGCAAGTGGAGGATTGATACGCGATGCAAGCCATGCAATACATCACGGGCGCCGTGCTCGCGGCCTTCGTGGGCTATATCGGGGCCTGGTACGTGGGCGCCATAGAAGGCAATTTCGCGCTGCTGCTGTTCCTTGCCACCGTGGTCACGGGCGGCTACTGGCTGGCCGAGCGTCTGGTGTTCCTGCCGCGCAGGCGCAAGGCAGCGCAGGCGCTGGAGGACGCCGCGGCCCGGCGCCGCGCGGAGCTCGACCGCATGGGCATCCAGAAGGTGGACGGCGACGTGGAGGAGGCCAAGGGCCGCATCCTCATGCAGCCCTGGTGGCTGGACTGGACGGCGGGCCTGTTCCCGGTGATCGCCGTGGTGTTCCTGTTGCGCTCGTTCCTGTTCGAGCCGTTCAAGATCCCCTCGGGCTCGATGATCCCGACGCTGCTCGTGGGCGACCTGATCCTCGTGAACAAGTTCACCTACGGCTTGCGCCTGCCCGTGCTCAACACCAAGATCACCCAGGGCAAGCCGATCGAGCGCGGCGACGTGGTGGTGTTCCGCTACCCGCCCCAGCCCAGCATGGACTACATCAAGCGCGTGGTCGGCCTGCCCGGCGACGAGGTGGCCTACCTGAACAAGCGCCTCACCGTGAATGGCCAGAGCGTGCCCGCCACGGCGCTGCCCGACTTCTTCGACCGCGATGCGATGCGCTACTTCAAGCAGTTCGAGGAGCAGCTCGGCACGCACCGCCACCGCATCCTCAACAACCCCGAGATGCCCGCATTCGTGCAGGGGGCCAGCAACTACCAGTTCCGCGACCAGTGCCGCTACAGCGTCGAGGGCGTGGCCTGCACGGTACCCGAGGGCCACTATTTCATGATGGGCGACAACCGCGATAATTCGCTCGATTCGCGCTACTGGGGGTTCGTGCCGGATGCCAACATCGTCGGCAAGGCCTTCTTCGTGTGGATGAATTTCGGTGATCTCAAGCGCATAGGT
This region of Alicycliphilus denitrificans K601 genomic DNA includes:
- the fabD gene encoding ACP S-malonyltransferase; this translates as MAKTFAFVFPGQGSQSVGMLDAWGDHPVVAETLREASDALGEDVGALIHSGPKEALALTTNTQPVMLVAGVAAWRAWRAEGGALPAAVAGHSLGEYSALVASGALTLAQAAPLVRLRAAAMQEAVPVGAGAMAAILGLDAAKVIAGCAEATASFGAGSPEVVEAVNFNDPAQTVIAGTKAGVDKACEVLKAAGAKRALPLPVSAPFHSSLMKSAAEKLRTALAALELAAPQIPVINNVDVAVQQDADAIRDALYRQAFGPVRWVECVQALKARGVTHVIECGPGKVLAGMTKRISPELIGASLSDPATLAETKELLA
- the fabG gene encoding 3-oxoacyl-ACP reductase FabG, with the protein product MSETTPQIALVTGATRGIGAAIAAELAGRGLRVIGTATTDEGAERITQVLAAWGGKGVKLNVTDGAAVDALVDAIVKEHGGLHVLVNNAGITRDTLAMRMKDDDWDAVLDTNLKAVFRVSRAAIRPMMKQRFGRIISITSVVGASGNPGQANYAAAKAGVAGMTRALARELGSRGITVNCVAPGFIATDMTADLPEEQKKALKSQIAMGDLGQPSDIAHAVAYLASAGAGYVTGQELHVNGGMYM
- the acpP gene encoding acyl carrier protein, with product MSDIEARVKKIIAEQLGVEESQVTNEKAFVADLGADSLDTVELVMALEDEFGIEIPDEDAEKITTVQNAIDYANTHQKA
- the fabF gene encoding beta-ketoacyl-ACP synthase II, whose amino-acid sequence is MSRRRVVVTGLGCITPVGNTVADAWANILAGKSGIDLITKFDTTNFACRIAGEVKGFDLESYISAKDARTMDSFIHYGIAAAQEAVRDAGLPTGEALDEELATRIGCIIGSGIGGLPLIENTHAELTSRGPRRITPFFVPASIINMVAGHVSMRFGFKGPNLSVVTACTTGLHCIGEGARKIEYGDADVIVAGGTESTVSPLGVGGFAAMRALSTRNDDPKTASRPWDKDRDGFVLGEGAGVLVLEEYEHAKARGARIYAEITGYGMSADAGHMTAPNMDGPRRAMQAALRNARLNADQVDYLNAHGTSTPLGDLNETNAIKAALGDHAKKMVVSSTKSMTGHLLGGAGGIESVFTVLALHHQKVPPTINIFTQDPECDLDYCANTARDMKMDVALKNNFGFGGTNGTLVFQRV
- the rpoE gene encoding RNA polymerase sigma factor RpoE yields the protein MTAPSPAPPDSADSDLRLVERTVAGDQRAYELLVIKYQRRIERLVGRMVRDVDLIPDITQETFLRAYRALHQFRGEAQFYTWLYRIAVNTAKKALVDIKRDPVISESSLRGGGDEEDETSLLDRELTSDETPETVLAAQEVAAAVNAAMEALPEDLRQAVTLREIEGLSYEEISVAMACPIGTVRSRIFRAREAISAKVKPLLEKQSGKRW
- a CDS encoding sigma-E factor negative regulatory protein, with amino-acid sequence MNDDARMREHLSALADGELQGEAFAQAVAYAATEEGESAWRIYHLIGDTLRSSEVTYVADPAFLGRLREQLALEPRHAGVATAQPLVQVAPAPREAAPHAQDAAANASVFRWKLAAGFASLAAVAALGWNAYLGLGGTAPQGAQLAAAQPPAEAVAPAFVATAGGPQGQQIMIRDPRLDELLAAHKQFGSTSALQMPAGFLRNATFEAPAR
- a CDS encoding MucB/RseB C-terminal domain-containing protein, which encodes MAAAPATRAHEAGAAAPGEARESMDVAAWIGRMRQAALERNYSGTFVVLSAHGAMASYRIWHACDGQRQIERVEALSGTPRIVFRRDGEVRTFLPQERVVRSEMRQAPGSFPGVPAASGAQPARHYMVRMGRPERVAGLDADMLDFVPRDAWRFGYRVWIDRASGLLMKMQTIDGDGRVLEQSAFSELTMGVPLGLQSMARMMADVAGYRLVTVPTQPTTAQAEGWTLDESVAGFAPQGCYRRHGLAPAEPARPVVQCIYSDGMATLSVFMEPYSVRRHPLTEQVASMGATQVLAQKVSGDTWVTVVGEVPQRTLRYFMQTMRRGR
- a CDS encoding DegQ family serine endoprotease, whose protein sequence is MMSRIEWKQGLQSCVLAVVVVLAGGTGLLAGASAAHAQSAPALRGLPDFTELVEQVGPSVVNIRTMEKVAARPSIDGMDEDMLEFFKRFGLPVPNIPRQQGPRRQQPEEQPRGVGSGFILSSDGYVMTNAHVVEGADEVVVTLTDKREFKAKIVGADKRTDVAVVKIDATGLPAVRVGDVSRLKAGEWVMAIGSPFGLENTVTAGIVSAKQRDTGDYLPFIQTDVAINPGNSGGPLINMRGEVVGINSQIYSRSGGFMGISFAIPIDEAMRVSEQLRTSGRVTRGRIGVQIESVSKEVAESIGLGKSQGALVRGVEPGSPAEKAGIEAGDIITRYDGKTVEKVADLPRLVGNTKPGTKTSITVFRRGATRDLTITIAEVEPDEKAVAKAAEGNGKGKSPSVAAQQLGLVVAELTPAQAKELKIKGGVRVVSAEDAAARAGLRADDVIVALANLEIRNLKDFEAALAKADKSKPVNVLLRRGEWAQYVLIRPAR
- the lepA gene encoding translation elongation factor 4 — its product is MNHIRNFSIIAHIDHGKSTLADRIIQRCGGLAEREMEAQVLDSMDIEKERGITIKAQTAALQYKARDGQVYNLNLIDTPGHVDFSYEVSRSLSACEGALLVVDASQGVEAQTVANCYTALDLGVEVLPVLNKMDLPQADPENAKAEIEDVIGIDASEALPISAKTGMGIDDVLEQIVAKVPAPRGKPDAPLRAMIIDSWFDSYVGVVMLVRVVDGELKKGERFKMMATSAAYEANQLGVFTPANVQRDALRAGEVGYIIAGIKELKAAKVGDTITLEKKLPNNAGPATEALPGFKEIQPQVFAGLYPTEANQYDALRDALEKLQLNDASLHFEPEVSQALGFGFRCGFLGLLHMEIVQERLEREFDQDLITTAPSVVYEVVKGDGEVIMVENPSKMPDQGRIQEIREPIVTVHLYMPQDYVGPVMTLANQKRGVQMNMQYHGRQVMLTYELPLGEIVLDFFDKLKSVSRGYASMDYEFKEYRASDVVKVDILLNGEKVDALSIIVHRTQAAYRGRAVAAKMREIISRQMFDVAIQAAIGANIIARETIKALRKNVLAKCYGGDITRKRKLLEKQKAGKKRMKQIGSVEVPQEAFLAILQVED
- the lepB gene encoding signal peptidase I, which gives rise to MQAMQYITGAVLAAFVGYIGAWYVGAIEGNFALLLFLATVVTGGYWLAERLVFLPRRRKAAQALEDAAARRRAELDRMGIQKVDGDVEEAKGRILMQPWWLDWTAGLFPVIAVVFLLRSFLFEPFKIPSGSMIPTLLVGDLILVNKFTYGLRLPVLNTKITQGKPIERGDVVVFRYPPQPSMDYIKRVVGLPGDEVAYLNKRLTVNGQSVPATALPDFFDRDAMRYFKQFEEQLGTHRHRILNNPEMPAFVQGASNYQFRDQCRYSVEGVACTVPEGHYFMMGDNRDNSLDSRYWGFVPDANIVGKAFFVWMNFGDLKRIGSFN